The Arachis duranensis cultivar V14167 chromosome 2, aradu.V14167.gnm2.J7QH, whole genome shotgun sequence genome has a window encoding:
- the LOC107474540 gene encoding uncharacterized protein LOC107474540, which translates to MEKMMKHQELANKNHKASLRNLERQIGQLSKQTAAERPTNSLPSDTIPNPKEECKEIQLRSGRTLEDDKVSSKKEVAAEEKDQEKLKKKEEEPPASKKVKQVMEEHPQEQKKVVKPYISPLSYPQRLQRELKDQQFPKFLEVFKKLEINIPLVEALEQMILYAKFLKELINKKRSWNEKETVILTQECSAVIQKGLLPKLKDPGSFFLKTIRVKRD; encoded by the coding sequence atggagaaaatgatgaagcACCAAGAGTTAGCCAACAAGAACCATAAAGCTTCATTGAGAAACCTAGAAAGACAAATTGGACAATTGTCCAAGCAAACAGCTGCTGAAAGACCAACCAACTCTCTCCCAAGTGATACCATCCCAAATCccaaagaagaatgcaaagaaATTCAACTTAGAAGTGGGAGAACACTAGAGGATGACAAGGTTAGCAGTAAGAAAGAAGTGGCAGCAGAGGAAAAAGATCAGGAGAAGCTcaaaaagaaggaggaagagccACCAGCTTCAAAGAAGGTAAAGCAAGTCATGGAAGAGCATCCACAAGAACAGAAGAAGGTGGTGAAACCTTACATTTCTCCTCTGTCATACCCTCAAAGGTTGCAAAGAGAGCTCAAGGATCAACAATTTCCCAAGTTTCTTGAGGTTTttaagaagctggaaatcaataTCCCACTTGTTGAAGCATTGGAGCAGATGATTCTATATGCAAAATTCCTCAAAGAACTCATtaacaagaagagaagctggaatgagaaggagactGTGATCTTGACacaagaatgcagtgcagtgaTTCAGAAGGGTCTCCTACCAAAACTcaaagatcctggaagcttctTTTTGAAGACTATCCGCGTGAAGCGTGACTGA